The Daucus carota subsp. sativus chromosome 7, DH1 v3.0, whole genome shotgun sequence genome window below encodes:
- the LOC108193736 gene encoding uncharacterized protein At4g14342 isoform X1, translating into MQASDRFNINSQLEHLQAKYVGTGHADMNRFEWAVNIQRDSYASYVGHHPILSYFAIAENESIGRERYNFMQAFVSGLGPVGTKVPVALNWQCLK; encoded by the exons ATGCAG GCCAGCGACAGGTTTAACATTAACTCTCAGCTTGAACATCTACAAGCTAAATATGTGGGAACTGGACATGCAGACATGAATAGATT TGAGTGGGCAGTAAATATCCAACGTGACAGCTATGCATCCTATGTCGGCCATCACCCTATCCTATCATATTTTGCAATTGCTGAAAATGAATCAATTGGAAGAGAACGCTATAACTTTATGCAG GCATTTGTTTCTGGGTTGGGACCGGTCGGCACTAAAGTCCCTGTTGCCTTAAACTGGCAGTGCTTAAAATGA
- the LOC108193736 gene encoding uncharacterized protein At4g14342 isoform X2 yields the protein MQASDRFNINSQLEHLQAKYVGTGHADMNRFEWAVNIQRDSYASYVGHHPILSYFAIAENESIGRERYNFMQKMLLPCGLPPEREDD from the exons ATGCAG GCCAGCGACAGGTTTAACATTAACTCTCAGCTTGAACATCTACAAGCTAAATATGTGGGAACTGGACATGCAGACATGAATAGATT TGAGTGGGCAGTAAATATCCAACGTGACAGCTATGCATCCTATGTCGGCCATCACCCTATCCTATCATATTTTGCAATTGCTGAAAATGAATCAATTGGAAGAGAACGCTATAACTTTATGCAG AAAATGCTTTTGCCCTGTGGACTTCCTCCAGAGAGAGAGGACGACTAA